A genomic segment from Syntrophotalea acetylenivorans encodes:
- a CDS encoding PhoH family protein, with translation MSNGIIRGSFSADDQQLANLLFGQANKHLKQIEKTLDVSINSKGFDLSIQGDPAQVELTQRLLGELYGLLRQGYPLYPTDIDYAVRILSADSRARLGDIFLDTIGVSARKKRIAPKSLAQKSYIDAIRGNDIVFGIGPAGTGKTYLAMAMAVSFLLKKEVARIVLVRPAVEAGERLGFLPGDIAEKVNPYLRPLYDALFDMMDYDKGQELIDKGVIEVAPLAFMRGRTLNDAFVILDEAQNTTVEQMKMFLTRLGFGSRAVITGDITQIDLPVARNSGLIDATRVLRGTEGICFTQFTDRDVVRHPIVQAIVKAYQRSSSAAEQRQSGVSDSRKTNDQ, from the coding sequence TTGAGTAACGGAATTATCCGCGGGAGCTTTAGCGCCGACGATCAGCAACTGGCCAATCTCCTGTTCGGTCAAGCGAATAAACATCTTAAGCAGATCGAAAAGACCCTGGATGTATCCATTAACTCCAAGGGGTTCGATCTTTCCATTCAGGGCGATCCCGCCCAGGTCGAGTTGACCCAGCGACTGCTGGGGGAGCTGTACGGCTTGTTGCGCCAGGGCTATCCCCTCTATCCCACCGATATTGATTATGCGGTGCGGATTCTCAGCGCCGATTCTCGGGCGCGCCTCGGAGATATTTTCCTCGACACCATTGGTGTTTCCGCACGGAAAAAGCGTATTGCACCGAAAAGTCTGGCCCAAAAGAGCTATATCGATGCCATTCGCGGCAACGATATTGTTTTTGGTATCGGTCCGGCAGGGACCGGCAAGACTTACCTGGCGATGGCCATGGCAGTCTCCTTTTTGCTTAAAAAGGAAGTGGCCCGCATTGTGTTGGTGCGTCCGGCGGTGGAGGCCGGCGAGCGGCTCGGTTTTCTGCCCGGCGATATTGCGGAGAAGGTCAATCCCTACCTGCGGCCTCTCTATGACGCTCTGTTTGATATGATGGATTACGATAAGGGGCAGGAACTGATCGATAAGGGAGTCATTGAAGTGGCACCGTTGGCTTTCATGCGCGGACGTACCCTTAACGATGCTTTTGTCATCCTTGACGAAGCTCAGAATACTACTGTAGAGCAGATGAAGATGTTTCTGACCCGACTCGGCTTCGGTAGCCGGGCCGTTATCACAGGAGACATCACCCAGATCGATCTGCCGGTTGCCCGTAATTCGGGCCTGATCGACGCTACTCGTGTACTGCGCGGTACCGAGGGGATCTGTTTTACTCAATTTACTGATCGCGACGTGGTTCGGCATCCCATCGTCCAGGCTATTGTAAAGGCCTATCAGCGTTCTTCTTCTGCCGCGGAGCAGCGTCAATCCGGCGTCTCCGACTCTAGAAAGACCAATGACCAATAA
- the eno gene encoding phosphopyruvate hydratase: MSEIVDIYAREILDSRGNPTIEVEVILESGVMGRAAVPSGASTGEREALELRDGDPSRYLGKGVEKAVANVNEIISEALIGWEVTDQVGIDQKLLNLDGTETKCNLGANALLGVSLACARAAAEEVGLSLYQYIGGTNARELPLPMLNILNGGAHADNNVDIQEFMIMPTGADSFREALRMSTEIFHALKNVLKNRGYNTAVGDEGGFAPDLKSNEEALEVIMEAIKSAGYKPGDEVVLALDVAASELFQDGHYLLENEAQPKKSPAELVDFYADLVDRYPIISIEDGMAENDWDGWKLLTDKLGERIQIVGDDLFVTNTKILQEGIDKNIANSILIKLNQIGTLSETLDAIEMAKRAGYTAVVSHRSGETEDTTIADLVVATNAGQIKTGSACRTDRVCKYNQLLRIEDELAESARFSGRQVFYNLRQK; encoded by the coding sequence ATGAGTGAAATCGTCGATATTTATGCCCGGGAAATTCTGGATTCTCGAGGGAACCCAACCATTGAAGTCGAAGTCATCTTAGAAAGTGGCGTTATGGGCCGGGCCGCAGTACCGAGTGGTGCGTCGACAGGTGAACGAGAAGCCCTGGAATTGCGTGACGGCGATCCGTCCCGCTACCTTGGCAAAGGCGTCGAAAAAGCTGTTGCTAACGTCAACGAAATTATTTCGGAAGCGTTGATCGGCTGGGAAGTCACCGACCAGGTCGGTATCGACCAGAAGTTGCTTAACCTGGATGGCACCGAGACTAAGTGTAACCTGGGTGCCAATGCCCTGCTCGGCGTCTCCCTGGCCTGCGCCCGCGCTGCCGCTGAAGAAGTTGGTTTGTCTCTTTACCAATATATTGGTGGGACCAACGCTCGCGAGCTGCCCCTGCCGATGCTGAATATTCTCAACGGCGGCGCTCATGCCGACAACAATGTCGACATTCAGGAATTCATGATCATGCCGACCGGGGCCGACAGCTTCCGCGAAGCCCTGCGCATGTCCACCGAAATCTTCCATGCCCTGAAGAATGTCCTCAAGAACCGCGGTTACAACACCGCCGTCGGTGACGAGGGCGGTTTCGCCCCCGACCTGAAGAGCAATGAAGAAGCTCTGGAAGTAATCATGGAAGCGATCAAGTCCGCCGGCTACAAGCCGGGCGACGAGGTGGTTCTGGCTCTCGACGTAGCAGCCTCGGAACTCTTCCAGGACGGACACTACCTGCTCGAAAACGAAGCCCAGCCGAAAAAGAGCCCGGCCGAACTGGTCGATTTTTACGCCGACCTGGTCGATCGCTATCCGATCATCTCCATCGAAGACGGCATGGCGGAAAATGATTGGGACGGCTGGAAGCTGCTGACGGACAAACTCGGTGAGCGCATCCAGATCGTCGGCGACGACCTGTTCGTCACCAACACCAAGATCCTTCAGGAAGGCATCGACAAGAACATCGCCAATTCGATCCTGATCAAGCTCAATCAGATCGGCACCCTGAGCGAAACCCTCGACGCTATCGAAATGGCCAAGCGGGCAGGCTATACCGCTGTCGTCTCTCACCGAAGCGGTGAAACCGAAGACACCACCATCGCCGACCTGGTCGTAGCCACCAACGCCGGTCAGATCAAAACCGGTTCGGCTTGCCGTACCGACCGCGTCTGCAAGTACAATCAATTGCTGCGCATCGAAGATGAACTGGCGGAAAGCGCCCGCTTCAGCGGCCGCCAGGTGTTCTACAACCTGCGCCAGAAGTAG